From a region of the Thalassotalea insulae genome:
- a CDS encoding IS110 family transposase, with the protein MNNKNNQNEINVGVDTGKSQLDIYIRPLDIYFTVTNDEIGIKKAIKEIKKYKPTRITIEATGRLEQDFIMACAKANLPFVVANPAHIKKFAGAIGQHAKTDKLDAQLIAYYGEAIKPKLSMLKPATMQLMSDLLSRRRQLIGIQTMEKNRLKIMPKTISSMINPILTAIKNQLDKLDQKLLKLMESCEDYKTKNMIIQSMPGVGNVVAFNLLSDMPELGYLTNKQASSLIGVAPFNKESGIYRGTRQIRGGRPKIRTAMYMAMMSAIQCNSVFKGTYERLLAAGKPKKTALIACIRKMIVILNSMVRDGVMWDPKMS; encoded by the coding sequence ATGAATAACAAAAATAATCAAAACGAAATAAATGTTGGTGTTGATACTGGCAAATCACAACTCGATATTTACATACGCCCGTTAGATATTTATTTCACCGTGACTAACGACGAAATAGGTATTAAAAAGGCGATTAAGGAAATCAAAAAATATAAACCAACACGCATCACTATTGAAGCAACTGGACGTCTTGAGCAAGACTTTATTATGGCTTGCGCAAAAGCTAATTTGCCTTTTGTTGTAGCCAACCCTGCACATATCAAAAAATTTGCAGGTGCCATAGGGCAGCATGCAAAAACAGACAAATTAGATGCACAACTTATTGCATATTACGGTGAAGCGATAAAGCCCAAACTTTCAATGCTAAAGCCCGCTACCATGCAATTGATGAGCGACTTACTTTCTCGTCGTAGACAGTTAATAGGTATACAAACCATGGAAAAGAACCGTCTAAAAATCATGCCAAAAACAATCAGCAGTATGATTAATCCCATTTTAACTGCCATTAAAAATCAGCTCGATAAGCTAGACCAAAAACTACTTAAATTAATGGAAAGCTGTGAGGATTATAAAACTAAAAACATGATAATCCAGAGCATGCCTGGTGTTGGTAATGTCGTCGCTTTCAACTTACTAAGCGATATGCCTGAGCTCGGTTATCTAACAAATAAACAAGCATCGTCATTGATTGGTGTTGCGCCATTTAATAAAGAAAGTGGTATCTATCGTGGCACAAGACAGATACGAGGAGGACGTCCCAAAATTCGAACGGCAATGTACATGGCGATGATGTCCGCAATCCAATGTAACTCAGTTTTTAAAGGTACTTACGAACGGTTATTAGCGGCAGGAAAACCAAAAAAAACAGCATTAATTGCCTGTATAAGAAAGATGATTGTGATCTTAAATTCAATGGTAAGAGATGGTGTCATGTGGGATCCTAAAATGAGTTGA